A portion of the Pseudomonas koreensis genome contains these proteins:
- a CDS encoding cation:proton antiporter, producing MHAISFIQDLAVIMLVAGVVTVLFHRFKQPVVLGYIVAGFIIGPHTPPFGLIHDEETIKTLAELGVIFLMFCLGLEFSLRKLFKVGATAFIAAFLEIILMIWIGYEIGRWFDWSTMDSLFLGAILAISSTTIIVKALNDLKMKNERFAQLIFGVLIVEDILGIGIIALLSSIAVSGTVSSGEVFSTVGKLSLFMIVALVIGILLVPRLLAYVAKFESNEMLLITVLGLCFGFCLLVVKLEYSMVLGAFLIGAIMAESRQLLKIERLIEPVRDLFSAIFFVAIGLMLDPLILIEYAWPIAVITVAVVLGKMLSCGLGAFIAGNDGRTSLRVGMGLSQIGEFSFIIAALGMTLQVTSNFLYPVAVAVSVITTLLTPYLIRAADPLSIKLSAVVPKRLGRVLGMYGEWLRSIQPQGEGAMLASMIRRILLQVGVNLALVIAIFFAGAYFAERMSLWLQDWISDPSWQKALIWGGALLVSLPFLIAAYRKLKALSMLLAEMGVKPEMAGRHTQRVRRVIAEVIPILSLLVIFLLLAALSASILPTNKLLVLIAVVAAAVAALLWRWFIRVHTRMQVALLETLDNHKESSGH from the coding sequence ATGCATGCCATCAGCTTTATTCAGGACCTGGCAGTGATCATGCTGGTCGCAGGCGTGGTGACCGTGCTGTTCCACCGCTTCAAGCAACCGGTGGTGCTCGGCTACATCGTCGCCGGCTTCATCATCGGCCCGCACACCCCGCCGTTCGGCCTGATCCACGATGAAGAAACCATCAAGACCCTGGCCGAACTCGGGGTAATTTTCCTGATGTTCTGCCTCGGCCTGGAATTCAGCCTGCGCAAGCTGTTCAAGGTCGGGGCGACGGCGTTTATTGCCGCATTTCTCGAAATCATCCTGATGATCTGGATCGGTTACGAGATCGGCCGCTGGTTCGACTGGAGCACCATGGATTCGTTGTTCCTTGGCGCGATTCTGGCGATCTCCTCTACCACCATCATCGTCAAAGCGCTGAACGACCTGAAGATGAAGAACGAGCGCTTCGCCCAGTTAATCTTCGGCGTGCTGATTGTCGAAGACATCCTCGGCATCGGCATCATCGCACTGCTGTCGAGCATCGCGGTCAGCGGCACGGTGAGTTCGGGGGAAGTGTTTTCCACGGTCGGCAAGCTGTCGCTGTTCATGATCGTCGCGCTGGTCATCGGTATCCTCCTGGTGCCGCGCCTGCTCGCCTACGTAGCGAAATTCGAAAGCAACGAGATGCTGCTGATCACCGTGCTCGGCCTGTGCTTCGGCTTCTGCCTGCTGGTGGTCAAGCTCGAATACAGCATGGTCCTCGGCGCCTTCCTGATCGGCGCGATCATGGCCGAGTCGCGGCAATTGCTGAAAATCGAGCGACTGATCGAGCCGGTACGCGACTTGTTCAGTGCGATCTTTTTTGTCGCGATCGGGCTGATGCTCGACCCGCTGATCCTTATCGAATACGCCTGGCCGATTGCGGTGATCACCGTCGCCGTGGTGTTGGGCAAGATGTTGTCCTGCGGCCTCGGAGCATTTATCGCTGGCAACGACGGCCGAACCTCACTGCGAGTCGGCATGGGGCTGTCACAGATCGGCGAATTTTCCTTCATCATCGCTGCGCTGGGCATGACCTTGCAGGTGACCAGCAACTTCCTCTATCCGGTCGCGGTGGCCGTGTCGGTGATCACCACGCTGCTGACGCCGTACTTGATTCGCGCGGCGGATCCGCTGTCGATCAAGCTCTCGGCAGTCGTGCCCAAACGTCTCGGCCGGGTGCTCGGCATGTATGGCGAATGGTTGCGCAGCATTCAGCCGCAAGGCGAGGGCGCGATGCTGGCGTCGATGATCCGGCGGATTCTGTTGCAGGTCGGGGTCAATCTGGCGCTGGTGATTGCGATCTTCTTCGCCGGCGCGTACTTCGCCGAGCGCATGTCGTTGTGGCTGCAGGACTGGATCAGCGATCCGAGCTGGCAGAAGGCACTGATCTGGGGCGGTGCGTTGCTGGTCTCGCTACCGTTTCTGATCGCGGCATATCGCAAGCTCAAGGCACTGTCGATGCTGCTGGCGGAGATGGGCGTCAAGCCGGAGATGGCCGGGCGTCACACGCAGCGAGTGCGCCGGGTGATCGCCGAAGTGATCCCGATTCTCTCGCTGCTGGTGATTTTCCTGCTGTTGGCAGCCTTGTCGGCCAGTATCCTGCCGACCAACAAGCTGCTGGTGCTGATCGCCGTAGTCGCCGCTGCGGTAGCGGCGCTGCTCTGGCGCTGGTTCATCCGCGTGCACACGCGCATGCAGGTGGCGCTGCTGGAAACCCTCGACAACCACAAGGAATCGTCGGGGCACTGA
- a CDS encoding acyl-CoA thioesterase, which produces MEPGNAQLSMTVLMTPDMANFSGNVHGGTLLKYLDEVAYACASRYAGRYVVTLSVDQVIFREPIHVGELVTFLASVNYTGNTSMEVGIKVVTENIRERSVRHTNSCFFTMVAVDDQRKPAAVPPLQPQNSEDKRRFMQAQQRRQIRQELEKRYQEIKGDA; this is translated from the coding sequence ATGGAACCCGGAAACGCCCAGCTGTCGATGACGGTACTGATGACCCCCGACATGGCCAACTTCTCTGGCAATGTCCACGGCGGCACCCTGCTCAAATATCTCGACGAAGTGGCCTACGCCTGCGCCAGCCGTTATGCCGGCCGCTACGTGGTGACCCTGTCGGTGGATCAGGTGATTTTCCGCGAGCCGATTCATGTCGGCGAACTGGTGACCTTCCTCGCCTCGGTCAACTACACCGGCAACACGTCGATGGAAGTCGGCATCAAAGTGGTCACCGAAAACATCCGCGAACGCTCGGTGCGCCATACCAACAGCTGCTTCTTCACCATGGTCGCGGTGGATGATCAGCGCAAACCAGCCGCGGTGCCGCCGCTGCAACCGCAGAACAGCGAAGACAAGCGCCGCTTCATGCAGGCGCAACAGCGCCGGCAGATTCGCCAGGAGTTGGAGAAGCGTTATCAGGAGATCAAGGGCGACGCCTGA
- the pdxY gene encoding pyridoxal kinase PdxY — MKRTPHLLAIQSHVVFGHAGNSAAVFPMQRVGVNVWPLNTVQFSNHTQYGQWAGEVLAPQQIPELIEGIAAIGELGNCDAVLSGYLGSAAQGRAILSGVARIKAVNPKMLYLCDPVMGHPEKGCSVPTEVSDFLLDEAAAVADIMCPNQLELDSFSGRKPQSLFDCLAMARALLARGPKAVLVKHLDYPGKPADGFEMLLVTAEGSWHLRRPLLAFPRQPVGVGDLTSGLFLARILLGDTLLAAFEFTAAAVHEVLLETQACASYELQLVRAQDRIAHPRVKFEATAISL; from the coding sequence ATGAAACGTACGCCTCATCTGCTCGCCATCCAGTCCCACGTGGTGTTTGGCCACGCCGGCAACAGTGCTGCGGTTTTTCCGATGCAGCGCGTCGGGGTCAATGTCTGGCCGCTCAACACCGTGCAGTTTTCCAATCACACCCAGTATGGTCAGTGGGCCGGTGAAGTGCTGGCGCCGCAACAGATTCCCGAACTGATCGAAGGCATCGCCGCGATTGGCGAGCTGGGCAACTGCGACGCGGTGCTGTCCGGCTATCTCGGCAGTGCCGCGCAGGGCCGGGCGATTCTCAGCGGTGTGGCGCGGATCAAAGCGGTCAATCCGAAGATGCTGTACCTGTGTGATCCGGTCATGGGCCATCCCGAGAAGGGCTGCAGCGTGCCCACCGAGGTCAGCGATTTCCTGCTCGATGAGGCCGCGGCCGTGGCGGACATCATGTGCCCGAACCAGTTGGAGCTGGACAGTTTTTCCGGGCGCAAGCCGCAGTCGCTGTTTGATTGCCTGGCGATGGCGCGCGCACTGCTGGCGCGCGGGCCGAAAGCGGTGCTGGTCAAGCATCTGGATTACCCGGGCAAACCGGCGGATGGCTTTGAAATGTTGTTGGTGACGGCTGAGGGCAGTTGGCATTTGCGCCGTCCATTGCTGGCGTTTCCGCGTCAGCCGGTGGGCGTGGGCGATCTGACATCCGGCCTGTTCCTGGCGCGGATACTGCTGGGCGACACGCTGTTGGCGGCATTCGAATTCACTGCAGCGGCGGTGCATGAGGTGTTGCTGGAAACCCAGGCGTGCGCCAGTTACGAGCTGCAACTGGTGCGGGCGCAGGATCGCATTGCGCATCCGCGGGTGAAGTTTGAGGCGACGGCGATCAGTCTCTGA
- a CDS encoding DUF3301 domain-containing protein, whose protein sequence is MLTLENIFVLMLFAAAGAWLWHNHGLRERALERVKQHCTNVGVELLDGNVALKKIGLIKDANGRRRLARVYNFEFTVTGESRHNGTVTQFGAHSAQIELAPYPAPFDDTPPVVEVHKPRAEVIELSQWRQEHTKWKP, encoded by the coding sequence ATGCTGACCCTGGAAAACATCTTCGTGCTGATGCTGTTCGCCGCCGCTGGTGCCTGGCTATGGCACAACCACGGCTTGCGCGAGCGTGCGCTGGAACGGGTCAAACAGCATTGCACTAATGTCGGCGTCGAATTGCTGGACGGTAACGTCGCGCTGAAAAAGATCGGTTTGATCAAGGATGCCAACGGGCGCCGCCGACTGGCGCGGGTGTACAACTTCGAATTCACCGTGACTGGCGAGAGCCGCCACAACGGCACCGTGACCCAATTCGGCGCGCACAGTGCGCAGATTGAGCTGGCACCCTACCCGGCGCCGTTCGACGATACGCCGCCGGTGGTCGAAGTGCACAAGCCTCGCGCGGAAGTCATCGAGCTGAGCCAGTGGCGGCAGGAACATACCAAGTGGAAACCCTGA
- a CDS encoding CobW family GTP-binding protein, translating into MLQNIPTHVIAGPLGAGKTSLIRHLLAQRPADERWAVLINEFGQIGLDAALLTRDDDGIALGEVAGGCLCCVNGAPFQIGLGRLLRKARPDRLFIEPSGLGHPAQLLKQLNEAPWLGVLAMQPCVLVLDAQALQAGKALPDAQQQALASAGLLLLNKAENVDATARENIASQLPPVRMIWTQQARLPLNQLPGMTEKATEGEGNLPLPTGLAQLPAVWSDPSVPICLSQAQEDGWSIGWRWHPGQIFDQGRIADWLAALEWKRAKLVIHGRDGWVSVNALENADLIWQASEWRRDSRIELIFSDIAEVEALQEGLAACRKL; encoded by the coding sequence ATGTTGCAGAACATTCCGACCCACGTCATCGCCGGCCCGTTGGGCGCCGGCAAGACCAGCCTGATTCGCCACTTGCTGGCGCAACGGCCGGCCGATGAACGCTGGGCGGTCCTGATCAACGAGTTCGGCCAGATCGGTCTGGACGCCGCGTTGCTCACTCGCGACGACGATGGTATCGCACTGGGCGAGGTGGCCGGTGGCTGCCTGTGTTGCGTCAATGGCGCGCCATTCCAGATCGGCCTCGGCCGCCTGCTGCGCAAGGCCAGACCGGATCGACTGTTTATCGAGCCATCCGGGCTCGGCCATCCGGCGCAGTTACTCAAGCAATTGAACGAGGCGCCGTGGCTGGGCGTGCTGGCGATGCAGCCGTGTGTTCTGGTTCTGGACGCTCAGGCACTGCAAGCAGGCAAAGCCTTGCCGGACGCTCAGCAGCAAGCGTTGGCCAGCGCGGGGTTGCTGCTGCTGAACAAGGCGGAAAATGTTGATGCAACGGCTCGGGAGAACATTGCCAGCCAGTTGCCACCGGTCAGGATGATCTGGACGCAGCAAGCCCGGTTGCCTCTGAATCAGCTGCCGGGGATGACAGAAAAAGCAACCGAAGGCGAGGGCAATCTGCCGCTGCCCACGGGATTGGCGCAGCTGCCGGCCGTCTGGAGCGACCCGAGCGTGCCGATTTGCCTGAGCCAGGCGCAGGAGGATGGCTGGAGCATCGGGTGGCGCTGGCATCCTGGACAGATATTTGACCAAGGACGCATCGCTGATTGGCTGGCCGCTCTCGAGTGGAAGCGGGCCAAACTGGTCATCCACGGCAGGGATGGCTGGGTTTCAGTCAATGCGCTGGAAAATGCAGATCTGATTTGGCAGGCAAGTGAATGGCGGAGAGATTCGCGGATCGAGTTGATTTTCAGTGATATTGCAGAAGTTGAAGCGCTTCAGGAGGGGTTGGCCGCTTGCCGGAAGCTTTAA
- a CDS encoding NADH:ubiquinone oxidoreductase has translation MRWLGWSLLLALLSSEAWAQACVVHTQGERLDVKVCQQNRTIPQKLFNDGFCQPTLAGQKVEVKYVDQCPSGAFGVCSNAQVANMPYRQDIHYYGVATDAAYLKPYCEGQSQGVWRKP, from the coding sequence ATGCGCTGGTTGGGATGGTCGTTGCTGTTGGCGCTGCTGTCGAGTGAGGCGTGGGCCCAGGCCTGCGTGGTGCACACACAGGGCGAACGGCTCGACGTCAAAGTCTGTCAGCAGAACAGAACGATTCCGCAGAAATTGTTCAATGACGGCTTCTGCCAACCGACGCTGGCCGGACAGAAGGTCGAGGTCAAATACGTCGATCAGTGCCCGAGCGGGGCTTTCGGCGTGTGCAGCAACGCGCAAGTCGCCAATATGCCTTATCGCCAGGATATCCACTATTACGGCGTGGCCACTGATGCGGCATATCTCAAGCCGTATTGCGAAGGGCAGAGCCAGGGCGTCTGGCGCAAGCCCTGA
- a CDS encoding DUF1826 domain-containing protein yields MLALKDQQQLTRHQHQGLTPQTLTRILEDGTNLAVWQRQLPLHIADFAQLVLSLNEPLAESLCLELPDEDAEPDLGGLASGLRDLQGFEGFISDLKWLISAFACLLGARRIGLRLRVLDKPMCPRFHVDHVPVRLITTYAGVGSQWLEEGAMDRTQLGQANAEPLDSGSIRQLNSGDVALLKGEKWHGNEGFGLIHRSPQPAPGERRLLLTLDWLG; encoded by the coding sequence TCGCACTCAAAGATCAGCAGCAGCTTACCCGCCATCAGCACCAGGGCCTGACCCCGCAAACGCTGACGCGAATCCTTGAGGACGGAACCAATCTCGCCGTCTGGCAACGCCAGCTGCCTTTGCACATCGCCGATTTCGCACAATTAGTGCTGTCGCTCAACGAGCCCTTGGCCGAGTCGCTCTGCCTGGAGTTACCTGACGAAGACGCCGAACCGGATCTCGGCGGGCTGGCTTCAGGGCTGCGTGATCTGCAAGGTTTCGAAGGTTTCATTAGCGACCTGAAATGGCTGATCAGTGCCTTCGCCTGCCTGCTCGGCGCGCGGCGTATCGGCTTGCGTCTGCGCGTGCTGGATAAACCCATGTGCCCGCGCTTCCACGTCGATCACGTGCCGGTGCGCCTGATTACGACCTATGCCGGAGTCGGTAGCCAATGGCTGGAAGAGGGCGCGATGGATCGCACGCAACTTGGCCAGGCCAATGCCGAACCGCTAGATTCAGGGTCGATTCGCCAGCTCAACAGTGGCGACGTCGCGCTGCTCAAAGGCGAAAAGTGGCATGGAAACGAAGGCTTCGGCCTGATCCATCGTTCGCCGCAACCGGCACCCGGTGAGCGCCGCTTGCTACTGACCCTCGACTGGCTCGGCTGA